One bacterium genomic window, GCTAGACAGAGGCGAATTAGAAAAAATAATTGAACGTTCAACTCAAAGTTATGCAGAGCCGCAGAGAAGCCCTGCTTATAGCAATGACCACCACTATGAAAAACAATACAAACAAGGTCATAATGAGCATAGTTATGGTCATCATGGGGATCAAAAACATCGAAAAAAATCTTTTTTAGAAGATATCTTTGATTTTGGGTAATAATATGTTTAAAAAAGTAATTCTAATAATGATTTTATTATCAATAATCATATCGGGACTCGGGTTAGTTTTCTGATTAAAATTATTCTAAATTTATGTATAATGCCTCAGATAAATAAGAATCTGAGGTTTTTTATTAGTGGAAAATAAACAAGAATCATTATTTGATTTATCAAAGTTAAATGCCAATGAAATTTCGAAAAAGTTAAATTCTTCTTTTCAGGGTTTAACGGAAGAAGCTAAATATAGACTAAAAAAAGATGGTTTAAATCAAATATCAGATACAAAAAAAATAAATAGCTTTTCAAGATTAATAGATAGCCTTAAAAATCCTTTAATAGTACTTCTTATAGTTTTAGTTATTGTGTCTTATTCGATTAAAGAACATGAAACAACAATTATTATTGCGATAATGGTTGTAATTAGCACTGTAATAAGCTTTATTCAAGAATCTAGTGCAGATAAAGCAGCCGAAAAACTTCAGGAAATGGTCAGTTTAACCACAACTGTTTTAAGGCAAACAGAAAAAAATATTCCGATAAAAAATATTGTTCTTGGAGATGTAATTAAACTTTCAGCGGGGCATATAATTCCTGCTGATTTAAGAATTTTAAGTTCAAATAATTTGTATATTAACCAATCTGCTCTTACAGGCGAATCTTTGCCTGTAGAAAAAAGCGAAAATGTTTTAAAGAAAGAAACTAAAAATATTTTTGATCTTAATAATATTTGCTTTATGGGAAGTTATGTTTCAAGCGGAACCGCTTTAGGTATTGTTACTTCAACAGGAGATAATACATATTTTGGCAAATTAGCGGAAAAACTATCAGAAAAGAAAGAAAAAACGGCTTTTGATGAAGGCTTAAATAAATTCACATGGCTTATGATAAGCCTTAAACTTGATAGCACTTCCTCATTTGTACTGGATTATGCTTATATTAATAGTTATTGGCTACGTATCTATTACAAATACTGTAAAAAGAAATATTGAATTAAGCTAAAATATTTAAAGACTGATAAAATTTGTAAGTTTTAAATTAAAACAGGTTTCATTTCATTTATGATTTAAAGCCGATTTTTATGCACATAAATTTCTCATATGCAGGTGCTATTCCTGTAACTTCTATGCAAATGGTTCTGGAGTTTCAGCGTGATTGGGCAAATAAAGAAACTTATACTGATGTTTGCAATCTTATCAGGGAATATGGCGGTGCACACGGTGCCGGCATTGAATAAGCGTATTCAATGTTAAAATAATAAAATGCAAACTTTTTTACCTTTTCCTAATTTTCATAAGTCCTTGAGCTGTCTGGATTATAAAAAGCTTGGCAAACAAAGACCGTAAGCCTTTATTATTCTCAAGAACATTACAGGAATTTCGGATCATTGGAAAAATCATGCTGAAGTCAAGATGTGGATGGGATACCCTGATGCACTTAAGATTTATCTTAATATGTCGGTAAAATTATGGGTAG contains:
- a CDS encoding HAD-IC family P-type ATPase, which codes for MENKQESLFDLSKLNANEISKKLNSSFQGLTEEAKYRLKKDGLNQISDTKKINSFSRLIDSLKNPLIVLLIVLVIVSYSIKEHETTIIIAIMVVISTVISFIQESSADKAAEKLQEMVSLTTTVLRQTEKNIPIKNIVLGDVIKLSAGHIIPADLRILSSNNLYINQSALTGESLPVEKSENVLKKETKNIFDLNNICFMGSYVSSGTALGIVTSTGDNTYFGKLAEKLSEKKEKTAFDEGLNKFTWLMISLKLDSTSSFVLDYAYINSYWLRIYYKYCKKKY
- a CDS encoding zf-TFIIB domain-containing protein yields the protein MKCPHCNVNLVMSEKQGVEIDYCPECRGIWLDRGELEKIIERSTQSYAEPQRSPAYSNDHHYEKQYKQGHNEHSYGHHGDQKHRKKSFLEDIFDFG